The following proteins are co-located in the Synechococcus sp. PROS-U-1 genome:
- the carB gene encoding carbamoyl-phosphate synthase large subunit: MPRRSDLRRILLLGSGPIVIGQACEFDYSGTQACKALRAEGYEVILINSNPASIMTDPEMADRTYIEPLTPDVVTRVIEEERPDALLPTMGGQTALNLAVTLAENGTLERFGIELIGADLKAIQKAEDRLLFKQAMERIGVKVCPSGIASSQEEAEAVGAAIGSFPRIIRPAFTLGGSGGGIAYNPEEYAAICKSGLEASPVSQILIEQSLLGWKEFELEVMRDLADNVVIVCSIENLDPMGVHTGDSITVAPAQTLTDREYQRLRDQSIAIIREIGVATGGSNIQFAINPDNGDVVVIEMNPRVSRSSALASKATGFPIAKIAARLAVGYTLDEILNDITGKTPACFEPTIDYVVTKIPRFAFEKFRGSPAVLTTSMKSVGEAMAIGRCFEESFQKAMRSLETGFSGWGGDREEPDLNDGELDRRLRTPSPERILSVRTAMVRGRSDAEIHRISAIDPWFLAKLRRIIEAETRLLKGKSLEQLDADSLFEAKQLGFSDRQIAWQINSNELLVRQRRHQLDVRAIFKTVDTCAAEFASSTPYHYSTYERPLQSLQADGSLKPLSSSSEVTCRQDRRKMMILGGGPNRIGQGIEFDYCCCHASFAGQDQGITTVMVNSNPETVSTDYDTSDSLYFEPLTLEDVLNVIEAERPDGVVVQFGGQTPLKLAIPLLRWLESDEGRATGTTIWGTSPESIDRAEDREQFEAILRELNIRQPRNGLARSEEEARAVAARVGYPVVVRPSYVLGGRAMEVVFDEEELNRYMREAVQVEPDHPVLIDQYLENAVEVDVDALCDHTGAVIVGGLMEHIEPAGIHSGDSACCLPSVSLGEAALDTIRGWSRSLAQTLEVRGLINLQFAVQRNTDGSEVVYIIEANPRASRTVPFVAKATGQPLARLATRLMAGETLTGIGLTCEPKPPLQSIKEAVLPFRRFPGADTVLGPEMRSTGEVMGSADSFGMAYAKAELGAGEALPTQGTVFLSTHDRDKQALVPIAARLIELGFDVTATSGTAQALANAGLKVQSVLKVHEGRPNIEDQIRSNQVQLVINTPIGRQAAHDDKYLRRAALDYAVPTVTTLAGARAAVEAISALQQQPSLSIHALQDVHAMQR, encoded by the coding sequence ATGCCCAGGCGGTCTGACCTGCGTCGCATTCTCCTGCTGGGATCAGGACCGATTGTGATCGGCCAGGCCTGTGAGTTCGATTACTCCGGAACCCAGGCCTGCAAAGCCCTCAGAGCCGAGGGATATGAGGTCATCCTGATCAATTCCAACCCGGCGTCGATCATGACCGACCCGGAAATGGCGGATCGCACTTACATCGAACCGCTCACGCCTGATGTTGTCACGCGGGTGATCGAAGAGGAACGGCCTGATGCTCTGCTGCCCACGATGGGCGGTCAGACAGCTCTGAACCTGGCTGTCACCCTGGCCGAAAACGGCACCTTGGAGCGTTTCGGCATCGAATTGATCGGCGCCGACCTCAAGGCGATTCAGAAGGCGGAAGACCGTCTGCTGTTCAAGCAGGCCATGGAGCGCATCGGCGTGAAGGTCTGCCCTTCTGGAATCGCCTCGTCTCAGGAGGAAGCCGAAGCCGTTGGAGCCGCGATCGGCAGTTTCCCCCGGATTATCCGGCCCGCCTTCACCCTTGGCGGAAGTGGTGGGGGGATTGCTTACAACCCGGAGGAATACGCAGCGATCTGCAAGAGCGGGCTTGAAGCGAGTCCGGTTTCCCAGATCTTGATCGAGCAATCGCTGCTGGGCTGGAAGGAATTCGAGCTTGAGGTGATGCGTGATCTGGCAGACAACGTCGTGATCGTCTGCAGCATCGAAAACCTCGACCCCATGGGGGTGCATACAGGTGATTCGATCACAGTGGCCCCGGCCCAGACCCTCACGGATCGGGAATACCAGCGGCTGCGCGATCAATCGATCGCCATCATTCGCGAGATCGGTGTCGCCACGGGCGGCAGCAACATCCAATTCGCCATCAACCCTGACAACGGCGACGTTGTGGTGATCGAGATGAACCCCAGGGTGAGTCGATCCTCCGCTTTGGCGAGTAAAGCCACCGGCTTCCCGATCGCGAAGATCGCTGCACGCCTCGCCGTCGGTTACACCCTCGACGAAATTCTCAACGACATCACCGGTAAAACACCCGCCTGCTTCGAGCCGACGATCGATTACGTCGTCACCAAAATTCCACGCTTCGCCTTCGAAAAATTCCGCGGCAGTCCAGCGGTGCTCACCACATCGATGAAATCGGTGGGCGAGGCCATGGCCATCGGCCGTTGTTTCGAAGAGTCATTTCAGAAAGCCATGCGTTCCTTGGAGACAGGGTTCTCAGGCTGGGGAGGAGACCGGGAGGAACCGGACCTCAACGACGGTGAGCTCGATCGTCGGCTGAGAACCCCCTCACCTGAACGCATCCTCAGCGTGCGAACGGCCATGGTGCGCGGACGCAGCGATGCGGAGATTCATCGAATTAGCGCGATTGACCCGTGGTTCCTGGCAAAACTGCGGCGCATCATCGAAGCAGAAACAAGGTTGCTCAAGGGCAAAAGCCTTGAGCAGCTGGATGCCGACAGCCTGTTCGAAGCCAAGCAGCTTGGTTTTTCAGACCGACAGATCGCCTGGCAGATCAACAGCAACGAATTGCTGGTGCGTCAGAGACGTCATCAGCTCGATGTTCGCGCCATCTTCAAAACAGTCGACACCTGTGCTGCGGAGTTCGCTTCATCCACCCCATACCACTACTCAACTTATGAGCGCCCCTTGCAGAGCCTGCAAGCGGATGGATCCCTCAAGCCCCTTTCCTCCTCCTCCGAGGTGACATGTCGCCAGGACAGGCGCAAGATGATGATCCTGGGTGGTGGTCCCAACAGGATCGGCCAGGGAATCGAATTCGACTATTGCTGCTGTCATGCCTCCTTTGCCGGGCAGGACCAAGGGATCACCACCGTGATGGTGAACAGCAACCCCGAAACGGTGTCCACCGACTACGACACCAGCGACAGCCTCTATTTCGAACCGCTCACGTTGGAGGATGTTCTCAACGTGATCGAGGCGGAACGTCCCGATGGCGTGGTGGTGCAGTTCGGTGGACAAACTCCGCTGAAACTCGCCATTCCCCTCCTGCGCTGGCTCGAGAGTGACGAGGGACGGGCGACGGGCACCACCATCTGGGGGACCTCTCCCGAATCGATTGACCGCGCCGAAGACCGCGAACAGTTCGAGGCCATCCTTCGCGAACTGAACATCCGGCAACCCCGCAATGGTTTGGCGCGCAGTGAGGAGGAAGCACGAGCCGTGGCAGCAAGGGTGGGCTATCCGGTCGTCGTAAGGCCGTCTTACGTCTTAGGTGGACGTGCCATGGAGGTGGTCTTCGACGAAGAAGAGCTCAATCGCTATATGCGTGAGGCTGTTCAGGTGGAGCCCGACCATCCGGTTCTGATTGACCAGTACCTGGAAAATGCCGTGGAAGTCGACGTGGACGCCCTCTGCGATCACACCGGAGCCGTGATTGTCGGTGGTCTGATGGAGCACATCGAACCGGCTGGGATCCACTCCGGTGACTCAGCCTGCTGTTTGCCCTCCGTCTCTCTTGGTGAGGCGGCCCTGGACACCATTCGCGGCTGGAGTCGCTCCTTGGCACAAACCCTTGAAGTTCGTGGACTGATCAACCTCCAGTTCGCCGTTCAGCGCAACACCGATGGTTCGGAAGTCGTCTACATCATTGAAGCCAACCCCCGCGCCTCCAGGACGGTCCCCTTCGTTGCCAAAGCGACAGGACAACCTCTGGCACGCCTGGCGACCCGTCTGATGGCGGGAGAAACCCTCACCGGCATCGGCTTGACCTGCGAACCGAAGCCGCCGCTGCAGTCGATCAAGGAGGCGGTCCTTCCCTTCCGGCGCTTCCCCGGAGCTGACACGGTGCTTGGGCCGGAAATGCGCTCTACAGGGGAGGTCATGGGATCCGCCGACAGTTTTGGAATGGCTTATGCCAAAGCCGAACTCGGTGCAGGAGAAGCGCTGCCCACCCAGGGGACGGTGTTTCTCTCAACCCACGACCGCGATAAGCAGGCATTGGTGCCCATTGCCGCTCGACTGATCGAACTCGGGTTCGATGTCACGGCCACCTCGGGAACCGCTCAAGCCCTCGCCAACGCAGGACTAAAAGTCCAATCAGTGCTCAAGGTGCACGAGGGTCGACCCAACATTGAGGACCAGATCCGCTCCAATCAGGTGCAGCTGGTGATCAACACACCGATTGGCCGTCAAGCAGCCCATGACGACAAATACCTACGCCGGGCAGCGCTTGATTACGCCGTACCAACCGTGACAACCCTCGCAGGCGCACGGGCTGCGGTGGAAGCAATCTCTGCCCTTCAGCAACAACCAAGCCTCAGCATCCATGCCCTGCAGGACGTCCACGCCATGCAGCGGTAA
- a CDS encoding DUF3386 domain-containing protein: MTASIPVKPGSDLRDDFRRAYANRYTWDPGFAGYRGRCVWQQDDQRVEGQFEIGADLKAKVEGIENEDILKAVNSQLWEVAIHRVRRSFDQTHGENTFTAGDTNDVGTEVLVGGKGQGDKYRIKDDVVTMVHRHIHGTVVTIFTTDVTDTGSGYLSHTYTSQYADPATGEARGGRSSFKDTFAPLPGGGPWVLTERVVTTEAHGDTPAGSQTFRFEDLESL, encoded by the coding sequence GTGACAGCCTCCATTCCCGTCAAGCCTGGGAGCGACCTGCGTGATGATTTCCGTCGCGCCTACGCAAATCGCTACACCTGGGATCCTGGCTTTGCCGGCTATCGCGGACGCTGCGTCTGGCAGCAGGACGATCAACGCGTCGAAGGCCAGTTCGAAATCGGCGCTGATCTCAAGGCCAAGGTGGAGGGAATTGAGAACGAAGACATCCTCAAGGCCGTGAATTCCCAGCTTTGGGAGGTGGCGATCCATCGCGTGCGTCGCAGCTTTGATCAGACCCACGGCGAGAACACCTTTACCGCCGGTGACACCAACGACGTGGGAACCGAAGTTCTCGTCGGCGGCAAGGGGCAGGGTGACAAGTACCGCATCAAGGATGACGTGGTGACCATGGTGCATCGACACATCCATGGCACCGTCGTCACGATCTTCACCACCGATGTCACCGACACGGGTTCGGGTTACCTCAGCCACACCTACACAAGTCAATATGCCGACCCGGCGACAGGAGAAGCCCGGGGCGGACGAAGCAGCTTCAAAGACACCTTCGCTCCTCTTCCAGGCGGTGGCCCCTGGGTGCTGACCGAGCGGGTCGTGACCACCGAAGCCCACGGCGACACCCCTGCAGGAAGCCAGACCTTCCGCTTTGAAGATCTCGAATCGCTCTGA
- a CDS encoding sodium:alanine symporter family protein: protein MGGIESTIQAINGPINSVVWGWPTVILIAATGILLMVGLRFMPLQRLGYGISMMLRPAASPSEGEITPFQALMTSLSATIGTGNIAGVAGAIAVGGPGAVFWMWIIAIFGIATKYAEAVLAVQFRETDGEGNHVGGPMYYIRNGLGSGWSWMAGLFALFGMLAGFGIGNGVQAFEVSSALSLIGIPKLVTGIVLAALVFAVVIGGIKRIAQAASAIVPLMSILYVVACLLVLLINLGGVPEAFATIFSNAFSGKAAAGGALGQVVLMGFKRGIFSNEAGLGSAPIAHAAARTDDPVRQGTVAMLGTFIDTLIICTMTALVIITTKANLILDAAGEKLSGADLSIAAFNTGISGSGVVVTLGLVVFAFTTILGWSFYGERCTTYLFGESAVMPFRLVWVAVVVIGAVAGDRGVIWSIADTLNGLMALPNLVALLLLSGTVFKLTKAYKFGN from the coding sequence ATGGGCGGAATCGAGTCGACCATTCAAGCCATCAATGGCCCGATCAACAGCGTCGTCTGGGGATGGCCCACCGTCATTTTGATTGCCGCGACGGGCATTCTTCTCATGGTGGGCTTGCGTTTCATGCCGCTGCAACGGCTGGGATATGGCATCTCAATGATGCTCCGCCCGGCGGCATCCCCAAGTGAAGGTGAAATCACCCCGTTTCAGGCGCTGATGACGTCGTTGTCCGCCACGATCGGCACAGGCAACATCGCTGGTGTTGCCGGAGCCATCGCTGTTGGAGGTCCTGGAGCGGTCTTCTGGATGTGGATCATTGCGATCTTCGGCATCGCGACCAAATACGCCGAGGCAGTGCTCGCCGTTCAGTTTCGAGAAACCGATGGAGAGGGCAACCATGTCGGTGGGCCGATGTACTACATCCGCAACGGACTCGGCAGCGGCTGGAGCTGGATGGCGGGACTGTTTGCCCTCTTCGGGATGTTGGCCGGATTTGGCATCGGCAATGGGGTACAGGCCTTTGAGGTGTCGTCTGCATTGAGCCTGATCGGCATTCCCAAGTTGGTCACCGGAATCGTTCTGGCCGCCCTTGTCTTTGCTGTTGTGATCGGAGGGATCAAGCGCATCGCCCAGGCGGCTTCGGCCATTGTTCCTTTGATGTCGATCCTCTACGTGGTGGCATGCCTCTTGGTGCTGCTGATCAATCTGGGAGGCGTCCCTGAAGCCTTCGCCACAATTTTCTCCAACGCCTTCTCCGGCAAGGCAGCTGCCGGTGGTGCTCTCGGTCAGGTGGTGCTGATGGGTTTCAAGCGAGGCATCTTCTCCAACGAGGCAGGCCTCGGCAGCGCGCCGATCGCTCACGCTGCAGCACGAACAGATGACCCCGTTCGCCAAGGCACGGTGGCCATGCTTGGCACCTTCATCGACACCCTGATCATCTGCACGATGACAGCACTGGTGATCATCACCACCAAAGCCAACCTGATCCTCGATGCAGCTGGCGAGAAACTGAGCGGCGCAGATCTCTCGATCGCTGCCTTCAACACCGGCATCTCCGGCAGTGGCGTGGTGGTCACCCTGGGGTTGGTGGTTTTTGCCTTCACCACCATTCTTGGATGGAGCTTCTACGGCGAGCGATGCACGACTTATCTGTTCGGTGAATCTGCCGTGATGCCATTCCGTCTGGTCTGGGTCGCTGTTGTCGTGATCGGCGCTGTGGCCGGAGACCGTGGGGTGATCTGGTCGATTGCCGACACACTGAACGGCCTGATGGCCCTTCCCAACCTTGTGGCGCTGCTGCTGCTCTCGGGAACAGTGTTCAAACTCACCAAGGCTTACAAGTTCGGCAACTAA
- a CDS encoding DUF6447 family protein: MTDSAANNPVLTFEGKRYDLNTLPDELKELVRGMQVADAQLRMHEDTLKVLAVGRQSLATQLNEKLQSVTPLPDGQG, encoded by the coding sequence ATGACTGATTCTGCAGCCAACAACCCTGTCCTGACGTTTGAGGGCAAGCGCTATGACCTCAATACTCTCCCCGATGAGCTCAAGGAGCTTGTGCGTGGCATGCAGGTTGCTGATGCTCAGCTGCGGATGCATGAAGACACCCTCAAGGTTCTGGCGGTAGGTCGTCAGAGCCTGGCCACACAGCTCAATGAAAAGCTTCAGTCCGTCACGCCGTTGCCTGATGGTCAGGGCTGA
- a CDS encoding ABC transporter ATP-binding protein, producing MLTPSQAGFRRLLPLLRPHLRELLWGGCCMVVYVGSFPLLVQLAGELFPALGSGDLARVLQLIGLALLIFAVQKIAQFGQDSLLAGPALLVSQGLRRDLFRRLQTVELGALEKLSAGDLTYRFTEDADRVSEVLYKTIHDTVPSVLQLVAVLGMMLWLDWKLTLAILLLAPVIVWLISLFGARVMAATERSQQKVSELAGLLGEAIEGLPLVRAFAAEPWLQERFEIEIDQHRQARHRTYSLVALQHPVVGIIEVVGLFAVLALGAWRIQTGDLSIAGLSSYLTGLIVLIDPIAHVTNNFNEFQQGQASLRRLRQIEREPQEPADPAEAQPIGDLQGDLVFDQVSFGYDPAEPVLHQLDLRVDAGQVLAIVGPSGAGKSTLMSLLLRFNTVQQGQIRLDDIDISQLRARELRKQVALVPQRTTVFSGTIAEAIRFGRRATDDEVREAARLANADGFIRALPRGYDTQLEERGTNVSGGQLQRIAIARAVLGNPALLLLDEATSALDAEAEAAVQLGLKQAMKGRTVLVIAHRLATVQEADRIVVLEKGAVVDRGTHDELMQRGGRYRELCERQFIRDRQTS from the coding sequence ATGCTGACCCCATCCCAGGCCGGTTTCCGCCGGTTGCTGCCGCTGCTCCGCCCCCACCTGCGAGAACTGCTCTGGGGGGGCTGTTGCATGGTCGTCTACGTCGGCAGTTTTCCGCTGCTGGTGCAACTGGCAGGGGAGCTGTTTCCCGCATTGGGTTCAGGTGATCTTGCTCGAGTGCTTCAGCTGATTGGGTTGGCGTTGCTGATTTTTGCTGTTCAGAAAATCGCTCAGTTCGGCCAGGACTCTCTTCTGGCCGGCCCTGCACTGCTGGTCAGCCAGGGGCTGCGCAGGGATCTGTTTCGCCGCTTGCAGACTGTGGAGCTCGGTGCCCTTGAAAAGCTCTCGGCTGGAGATCTCACCTACCGCTTCACGGAAGACGCTGACCGCGTCAGTGAGGTGCTCTACAAGACCATCCACGACACGGTCCCCAGCGTGCTTCAGCTCGTTGCGGTGCTGGGCATGATGCTCTGGCTCGACTGGAAACTGACGCTCGCCATCCTGTTGCTGGCGCCTGTGATCGTTTGGCTGATCAGTCTGTTTGGGGCTCGTGTGATGGCGGCCACCGAACGCAGTCAGCAAAAGGTGAGTGAACTGGCCGGTCTGCTGGGTGAGGCGATTGAAGGCTTGCCCTTGGTTCGTGCTTTTGCGGCTGAGCCCTGGTTGCAGGAACGTTTCGAGATAGAGATCGACCAGCACCGCCAGGCACGTCACCGCACCTACAGCCTCGTGGCGCTCCAGCATCCAGTGGTCGGCATCATCGAGGTGGTGGGTCTGTTTGCCGTGTTGGCGCTCGGAGCGTGGCGCATTCAGACCGGTGATCTGAGCATTGCAGGCCTGAGCAGTTACCTGACTGGACTGATCGTGCTGATCGATCCCATCGCGCACGTCACCAACAACTTCAACGAATTTCAGCAGGGTCAGGCGTCGCTGAGACGTCTGCGTCAGATCGAGCGAGAACCGCAAGAGCCCGCAGATCCAGCGGAGGCGCAACCCATCGGTGATCTCCAGGGTGATCTGGTCTTTGACCAGGTGAGTTTTGGTTATGACCCTGCCGAGCCGGTTCTCCATCAGCTGGATCTACGGGTGGATGCGGGGCAGGTGCTGGCCATTGTTGGCCCCTCTGGTGCTGGGAAAAGCACCTTGATGTCGCTTCTGCTGCGCTTTAACACGGTGCAACAGGGGCAGATTCGTCTCGACGACATCGACATCAGTCAGTTGCGCGCCCGTGAGCTACGCAAGCAGGTGGCCCTGGTTCCCCAGCGAACGACCGTGTTCTCTGGAACCATTGCCGAAGCCATCCGTTTTGGACGTCGCGCGACTGACGATGAGGTTCGCGAGGCGGCGCGTTTGGCCAATGCGGATGGGTTCATCCGTGCCTTACCTCGTGGTTATGACACCCAGCTTGAGGAACGGGGGACCAATGTTTCCGGTGGACAACTGCAGCGAATCGCCATCGCTCGGGCGGTGCTCGGCAATCCAGCGCTGTTGCTGCTCGATGAAGCCACCAGTGCCCTTGATGCCGAGGCGGAGGCTGCCGTGCAACTCGGACTCAAACAGGCGATGAAAGGCCGAACGGTCTTGGTCATCGCCCATCGGCTGGCGACGGTGCAGGAGGCTGATCGCATTGTGGTTCTCGAAAAGGGTGCTGTTGTCGATAGAGGAACCCATGACGAGTTGATGCAGCGTGGTGGGCGTTACCGGGAGTTGTGCGAACGGCAGTTCATACGGGATCGGCAGACGTCCTGA
- a CDS encoding RNA-binding S4 domain-containing protein codes for MKLDQFLKWKGWVSTGGEAKQRIQMGEVEVNGSVETRRGRQLSPGDRVVLAGEESVLESENAPGP; via the coding sequence ATGAAGCTGGATCAGTTCCTGAAATGGAAGGGTTGGGTCTCCACCGGTGGTGAAGCCAAACAACGCATTCAGATGGGTGAGGTGGAGGTCAATGGAAGCGTGGAAACCCGGCGAGGACGCCAGCTTTCCCCTGGAGATCGGGTTGTGCTTGCTGGGGAGGAGTCCGTTTTGGAGAGCGAAAACGCGCCCGGGCCGTAA
- the tpiA gene encoding triose-phosphate isomerase, with the protein MRRPVIAGNWKMHMTCAQSREFMEAFLPLVADTPDDRDLVLAPPFTALSTMAGLSQNSRLRLSSQNVHWEGQGAFTGEISPAMLKEHGVTHTIVGHSEPRKYFSESDEQINHRARSSQSNGLIPIVCVGETDEQRERGEAERVIRRQIEQGLEGLDAEKLVVAYEPIWAIGTGKTCEAEEANRICGLIRSWVGSPDLVIQYGGSVKPSNIDELMGMSDIDGVLVGGASLQPESFARIANYKTT; encoded by the coding sequence GTGCGGAGACCGGTGATCGCTGGCAACTGGAAGATGCACATGACCTGTGCCCAGTCGCGGGAGTTCATGGAAGCCTTCCTGCCATTGGTTGCTGACACCCCTGACGACCGCGACTTGGTGCTGGCACCCCCCTTCACGGCGCTTTCGACCATGGCAGGGCTCAGCCAGAACTCGCGGCTTCGACTCTCCAGCCAAAACGTGCACTGGGAAGGGCAGGGTGCCTTTACCGGTGAGATCTCGCCAGCGATGCTCAAGGAGCATGGAGTCACCCACACGATCGTGGGCCACAGCGAACCAAGAAAATATTTCAGTGAAAGCGACGAGCAAATCAACCACCGGGCCAGGTCATCCCAGTCGAACGGGCTGATTCCGATCGTTTGCGTGGGTGAAACCGATGAGCAACGCGAACGCGGCGAAGCTGAACGGGTGATTCGACGCCAAATCGAACAGGGTCTGGAGGGACTCGACGCTGAAAAGTTAGTCGTGGCCTACGAACCGATCTGGGCGATCGGAACAGGCAAAACCTGTGAAGCCGAAGAAGCAAACCGCATTTGTGGGCTTATCCGGAGCTGGGTGGGCTCTCCAGATCTCGTGATTCAGTACGGGGGGTCGGTCAAACCCAGCAATATTGATGAGTTGATGGGAATGAGTGATATCGACGGGGTGCTTGTGGGGGGAGCGTCCTTGCAGCCTGAGAGCTTTGCGCGCATTGCGAACTACAAAACCACTTGA
- the folP gene encoding dihydropteroate synthase has protein sequence MRTTKPLDSAVWPKGWRQRTTVMGVINITPDSFSDGGRFLGSELALAEAQRQLHNGADVLDLGAQSTRPGATEVGAEEELRRLLPALTAIRKRCPDTLISVDTFLAPVAARALEAGASWINDVSGGRRDPDLLRVVADAGCPVVLMHSRGDSQTMDQLTSYSDVVADVKQGLLERSDAAIKAGIREEQIVWDPGLGFAKTHEQNLQLLRNLEQLTQGPRPVLIGPSRKRFIGAVLDEPRPKARLWGTAAVACRCAQAGAAVLRVHDVGPITQTLRMAAALW, from the coding sequence TTGCGAACTACAAAACCACTTGATTCAGCGGTCTGGCCCAAGGGCTGGCGCCAACGCACAACGGTGATGGGGGTCATCAACATCACCCCCGATTCCTTCAGTGATGGAGGAAGATTTCTTGGAAGCGAACTGGCTCTCGCTGAAGCTCAGCGGCAACTACACAATGGCGCCGACGTGTTGGATTTGGGCGCCCAAAGCACTCGGCCAGGAGCCACTGAGGTTGGCGCAGAGGAGGAGTTACGAAGGCTTCTGCCGGCACTGACAGCCATCCGGAAACGGTGCCCGGACACCCTGATTTCTGTCGACACCTTTCTCGCGCCGGTTGCCGCCAGGGCACTGGAAGCAGGTGCCAGCTGGATCAACGATGTGAGCGGGGGCAGACGTGACCCCGATCTGCTGCGGGTGGTTGCCGATGCGGGTTGTCCAGTGGTGCTGATGCACAGCCGCGGTGACAGTCAAACCATGGATCAACTCACGAGCTACTCCGATGTCGTGGCGGACGTGAAACAAGGATTGCTGGAGCGCAGTGATGCCGCCATCAAGGCCGGCATCCGGGAAGAGCAAATCGTCTGGGATCCAGGTCTCGGTTTCGCCAAGACCCACGAGCAAAATCTGCAGTTACTGCGGAATTTGGAACAACTGACCCAGGGGCCACGCCCCGTGCTGATCGGCCCGTCACGCAAACGCTTCATCGGTGCCGTTCTCGACGAGCCGAGACCGAAGGCGCGGCTCTGGGGAACCGCTGCGGTGGCCTGCCGCTGCGCTCAGGCCGGTGCTGCCGTTCTGCGGGTGCATGACGTAGGACCAATCACCCAAACGCTTCGCATGGCTGCCGCACTCTGGT